One window from the genome of Dyadobacter sp. CECT 9275 encodes:
- a CDS encoding LytR/AlgR family response regulator transcription factor, with the protein MEPLRCIIVDDEEGAHRVITHYLHDISFLTLCGSFHNALQAMDHCYSNPVDVIFLDINMPGLSGMEMLAAMSHPPLVVLTTAHSQYALDSYKYQVVDYLVKPIELPRFMAAVDKVLTRYRPVSPVGSGAGGRTAASDFLMLKVDGNILRVELEHILYVQSWGNYVRVYTTEATYLSPMTTTEIENKLDKARFMRIHKSYIVALKKIQKITGGQVQLDKSVTLPIGNTYRRELLEVLQ; encoded by the coding sequence ATGGAGCCATTGCGTTGTATCATCGTTGACGATGAAGAGGGTGCACATCGGGTAATCACACACTACCTTCATGACATTTCATTCCTAACCCTTTGCGGTTCATTCCACAACGCCCTTCAGGCAATGGATCACTGTTATAGTAATCCCGTAGATGTTATTTTTTTGGATATCAACATGCCAGGGCTTTCAGGTATGGAAATGTTGGCTGCCATGTCACACCCGCCGTTGGTTGTATTGACTACCGCGCACAGTCAATATGCCCTGGATAGCTACAAGTACCAGGTAGTGGATTACCTGGTGAAACCCATAGAGCTGCCCCGGTTTATGGCGGCTGTCGATAAGGTTCTCACCCGTTACAGGCCTGTCAGTCCGGTGGGGTCTGGGGCTGGCGGCCGGACCGCCGCATCGGATTTCTTAATGTTGAAGGTGGACGGGAATATTCTTAGGGTCGAGCTTGAGCATATACTCTATGTCCAAAGCTGGGGAAATTACGTCAGGGTTTATACCACCGAGGCGACCTATCTGAGTCCAATGACAACCACTGAGATAGAGAATAAGCTCGATAAGGCGCGTTTTATGCGTATCCATAAATCCTATATAGTTGCATTGAAGAAGATACAGAAAATTACCGGTGGACAGGTTCAGTTGGACAAAAGTGTCACATTGCCGATCGGGAACACTTATCGACGTGAATTGCTTGAAGTACTTCAATAG
- a CDS encoding serine hydrolase, which yields MISQKGHAADGSAVDEDYSVPLGAGDIVSNAQDMAVLLFALLNGTVIPKATVAARLQDLYPMPDKGMFYGRGMMVTDFMEIAGQPDQWVGHTGGTETYRALLIYDIKTKIFLAVSVNAHVSVEAISRKLLSVAFQQ from the coding sequence CTGATCTCGCAAAAAGGGCATGCTGCCGACGGATCAGCGGTAGATGAAGATTATTCCGTACCGCTGGGCGCGGGCGATATCGTTTCCAATGCCCAAGACATGGCCGTGCTTTTATTTGCACTGCTCAATGGCACGGTCATTCCCAAAGCGACCGTTGCTGCCCGCCTGCAAGATCTGTACCCTATGCCCGATAAAGGCATGTTTTATGGACGGGGAATGATGGTTACTGACTTTATGGAGATTGCCGGCCAGCCAGACCAGTGGGTAGGGCATACAGGAGGTACGGAAACTTATCGCGCTTTGCTGATTTACGATATCAAGACGAAAATTTTTCTCGCTGTTTCCGTGAATGCCCATGTATCGGTTGAAGCGATCAGCCGCAAACTATTAAGCGTAGCTTTCCAGCAGTAA
- a CDS encoding sensor histidine kinase: protein MSEKRKWYLSVYVQEGGFFVAMFILTMLHEWIEVDTVIGLLKGLAFFLILYLQAQLHRFFILPLMLKKQYGMYAVVSIVTTLAGALLLYTANYLWLAPAFYFEDGFVISFIYHFVICTVSTITIMSFSLARQYSIAVQNRYHDQLLLSEMNIKFLHAQLNPHFFFNMFNNLYGVSLTEPARVPELILQLSGLMRYQLENGTKSTVSIQEEIEFVRNYIIMEKERVGNRCAISFNTPPDSSLLRSYQIAPLILITLVENAFKHSLTVTATWFIDITIEVKDHRLILDIQNSLPDLSLKQDSTGIGLKNIEQRLELLYNGQYSFLTAANEDSYRTTLILQLKNF from the coding sequence ATGTCAGAGAAAAGGAAATGGTATTTAAGCGTGTATGTCCAGGAAGGTGGATTCTTCGTTGCCATGTTCATTCTGACCATGTTGCACGAATGGATAGAAGTAGATACAGTAATCGGACTTTTAAAAGGGCTGGCTTTCTTTCTCATCCTTTATCTGCAGGCGCAATTGCATCGGTTCTTTATACTTCCGCTGATGCTTAAAAAGCAGTATGGCATGTACGCGGTAGTGAGCATCGTTACAACATTGGCGGGGGCGCTACTGCTTTATACTGCTAACTACCTTTGGCTTGCTCCCGCTTTTTATTTCGAGGACGGTTTTGTCATTTCGTTTATTTACCATTTTGTTATTTGTACGGTTAGTACCATTACCATTATGTCATTTTCCCTGGCCCGTCAATATTCCATAGCTGTGCAGAATCGGTACCATGACCAGCTACTGCTTAGTGAAATGAATATCAAGTTCCTGCATGCTCAGTTGAATCCCCATTTCTTTTTCAATATGTTTAATAACCTCTATGGTGTGAGCCTGACCGAACCGGCGAGGGTGCCTGAGCTTATCCTGCAACTGTCCGGGCTGATGAGATATCAATTAGAAAACGGCACAAAATCGACGGTAAGTATCCAGGAGGAAATCGAATTCGTTCGCAACTACATTATTATGGAAAAGGAGCGGGTCGGCAATAGGTGCGCTATCTCCTTCAATACTCCCCCGGATAGCTCACTACTCCGCAGTTACCAGATCGCGCCTTTGATCCTGATTACCCTGGTAGAAAATGCATTCAAGCATAGCCTGACCGTTACGGCAACCTGGTTTATCGATATCACCATTGAGGTGAAGGATCACCGGTTGATACTCGATATACAGAATTCGCTACCGGACTTATCTTTGAAACAGGACTCCACTGGTATTGGGCTGAAAAACATTGAGCAGCGCCTGGAGCTCCTGTACAACGGGCAATATAGTTTTCTTACCGCCGCTAACGAAGACAGCTACCGGACAACCTTGATATTACAGCTAAAGAATTTTTGA
- a CDS encoding glycosyltransferase family 87 protein — protein sequence MLTRKVSDFLSRPKIILGVYLLVSVIIALQHYARGPLKYNNFQIFRAALGHLAAHQNLHLQYPNEYFDLFLYHPSFCIIFAPFSLLPLPVSLVLWLACCSLAMFYAIRSLPLRHTDKAFFWWFILFELVTSLHGQQTNPLIVAGGLLTFTLLENGDTRWAALFPLLAFCIKGYGLVYAGMFLFYPQKREYISYSVLWAVVLALLPLPVTGLDHFVQVYKDWYGILVADHAVNYGFSILGLIKVWWPSFSQSGVAKVQLAGVVLFGITWLLCLFRNQYRTLRQRLLLLAYASLWVILFNHAAESPTYVIAIPGVVLFHIVNRKQLAPWSKTLIVLVFVFCILAPTDIYPPALRHNFFEPYLIKVIPCVLVWVVLQIQLLLHQHENQN from the coding sequence ATGTTGACCAGAAAAGTCTCCGATTTCCTGTCGCGTCCAAAAATAATTTTGGGTGTCTACCTACTTGTGAGCGTGATTATCGCCCTCCAGCACTATGCACGAGGGCCATTGAAGTACAATAATTTCCAGATTTTCAGGGCGGCGCTGGGCCACCTTGCAGCGCACCAGAACCTGCATCTGCAGTATCCCAATGAGTACTTCGACTTATTCCTCTACCACCCATCTTTTTGTATTATTTTCGCACCTTTTTCGCTGCTACCACTACCGGTCAGCCTGGTGCTCTGGCTAGCCTGCTGCTCGCTGGCGATGTTCTATGCGATCCGCAGTCTGCCGCTTCGACACACCGACAAGGCGTTCTTTTGGTGGTTTATTCTTTTCGAGCTGGTGACTTCACTCCATGGCCAACAAACCAACCCGCTGATCGTCGCGGGGGGGCTGCTTACTTTTACCCTGCTGGAAAATGGAGATACACGCTGGGCAGCACTGTTCCCGCTGCTGGCATTCTGCATCAAGGGTTATGGCCTGGTTTATGCGGGAATGTTCCTTTTTTACCCGCAAAAAAGAGAATATATCAGTTACTCGGTGCTGTGGGCGGTGGTACTGGCACTTTTGCCATTGCCTGTCACCGGCTTGGATCATTTCGTGCAGGTTTACAAAGACTGGTATGGCATTCTGGTTGCCGACCATGCGGTGAACTACGGATTTTCGATCCTGGGCCTGATCAAAGTATGGTGGCCGTCTTTCTCACAGAGCGGCGTCGCCAAAGTTCAGTTGGCAGGTGTGGTATTGTTCGGCATTACCTGGCTACTTTGCCTGTTTCGTAATCAATACCGCACACTCCGGCAACGTCTGCTTTTGCTGGCTTACGCTTCGCTTTGGGTGATCTTATTCAACCATGCAGCCGAGTCGCCCACCTATGTGATCGCCATTCCCGGGGTGGTGTTATTTCACATCGTCAACCGCAAACAACTAGCGCCCTGGTCGAAAACATTGATCGTGCTGGTATTTGTATTCTGCATTCTGGCGCCTACCGACATCTATCCGCCCGCGCTGCGCCACAACTTTTTTGAACCTTATCTGATCAAAGTGATCCCATGCGTGCTGGTATGGGTGGTTTTACAAATACAATTACTGCTTCATCAACATGAAAACCAAAACTAG
- a CDS encoding DoxX family protein, whose product MQKNSSAEGGHTTSSTNIASLWLRLGLGIAMLPHGYEKLTHFAELRNSFMTFLGLSDPVSLALAIGAEFFCSILLAIGLLTRIVLIPLIITAFTIVFVAHQGDIVGEGAAGFLLLVGYVTSLLLGAGKYSVDAVISKKVA is encoded by the coding sequence ATGCAGAAAAATTCTTCGGCAGAAGGTGGCCACACCACTTCGTCTACAAATATTGCCAGCTTATGGCTGCGCCTAGGTCTGGGTATTGCTATGCTCCCTCACGGATATGAAAAATTGACCCATTTCGCTGAGCTAAGGAACTCTTTCATGACCTTTCTAGGACTGAGCGATCCTGTCTCGCTGGCACTGGCCATTGGAGCTGAATTTTTTTGTTCCATCTTGCTTGCGATAGGACTGCTAACACGGATTGTACTCATTCCACTTATCATAACTGCATTTACAATTGTTTTTGTAGCGCACCAGGGGGATATTGTCGGCGAAGGAGCTGCGGGTTTCTTGCTGTTAGTCGGCTATGTCACCTCTTTGTTGCTGGGAGCGGGAAAGTATAGCGTGGATGCTGTCATTTCCAAGAAGGTAGCTTAA
- a CDS encoding outer membrane beta-barrel family protein: MFNNRRHRWCVTFIGLWIAATASFAQNPAVDKGFLIKGSVADSSSKNPMEFVTVALKSNDGSIIASSPTSEKGAFELFTEGKGNYVLILSYVGYKTYQSTTFAVGASRVIDLGTIYVLAQASTLGEITITGKKALIVNMGDKLVYNASADIGNKGGSASEVLRKAPMVSVGANGEVKLRGNSNIKVLLNGMPSGILAKNLKEALKLIPASTIESVEVITSPSAKYEAEGAAGVINIVTKKKMKGTNGSIDLSGGNLEQSMNGAINLSSGKFAFGLTLNGSQERQRNVSTLERSSLAGGVKIGELIQRSDAIQKDKGVYGDFNVEFTPDSSQKVGLGISYWKGHWPQQASLYNLYTSGVERTEYNQKSYQNGNFGWVDFSLNYEKKFKRPEQNLRLVGNYSRSNDKSGYVTEQFRLDGGPYFREQSPNKGSGHDLSFQADYGHPLSESGKQLIETGLRFARNESNSAFTVLSNHNNPGGPLQEVPFRSDRMAYFQNTLAAYLSLKLETPGGWGFRPGLRYESTHLGGSFAGPSPSFKATFGNFVPNMLITRKLNDQHDFKLNYTERIRRPWIWDLNPYVNASDPRNVSAGNPRLRPEVTRMLELAHSYNSPSGLVLNSSIYGNANSNAIEQLSRVDSLGISYTTSQNIASNKRLGANVNVYMQLSNGWTMGTSAEIYHVWFSSSALNVKNDATFYAYTLNSSYILPRGYTIQFYGDYSNGYVTLQGRNSADYSYSFSVQKELLDKKASLTLGINNFLRSNFLQKSIATAPSFQSNSANWYYNRSLTLTFSWRFGSFRSTGKREDQAAGKQERPIREGTKPGRKF, translated from the coding sequence ATGTTTAACAACAGAAGACACCGATGGTGTGTAACCTTTATAGGACTTTGGATCGCCGCAACTGCTTCTTTTGCCCAGAATCCGGCGGTTGACAAGGGCTTTTTAATTAAGGGAAGCGTGGCAGATTCTTCCTCTAAGAATCCGATGGAATTTGTGACCGTTGCCTTGAAGTCAAACGATGGTTCGATTATAGCCAGTTCACCAACTTCCGAAAAAGGCGCATTTGAATTATTTACCGAGGGGAAGGGCAACTATGTACTTATCCTGTCTTATGTAGGCTACAAAACCTACCAGTCAACCACCTTCGCTGTCGGGGCAAGCAGGGTAATCGACCTGGGAACAATTTACGTACTGGCACAGGCCAGTACGTTAGGCGAAATCACCATCACAGGCAAAAAGGCTCTCATAGTGAACATGGGTGACAAACTGGTGTATAATGCCTCCGCCGACATCGGCAATAAAGGCGGCTCCGCTTCCGAAGTGCTCCGGAAAGCCCCAATGGTGTCCGTGGGCGCCAACGGAGAAGTAAAATTGAGGGGGAATTCCAACATTAAAGTCTTGCTGAACGGCATGCCCTCGGGGATTTTGGCCAAAAACCTCAAAGAGGCGCTTAAATTGATTCCTGCCAGTACGATCGAATCGGTCGAGGTGATCACTTCTCCCTCCGCCAAGTATGAGGCCGAAGGGGCCGCGGGTGTCATCAATATCGTTACCAAAAAGAAAATGAAAGGGACCAATGGCAGCATTGACCTGAGCGGTGGTAACCTGGAACAATCCATGAACGGCGCCATAAATCTGTCCAGTGGCAAATTTGCATTCGGGCTTACCTTAAATGGCAGCCAGGAACGTCAGCGTAACGTCTCTACGCTGGAACGGTCATCATTAGCTGGCGGCGTCAAGATCGGCGAGCTAATCCAGCGCTCAGATGCTATTCAAAAGGATAAGGGCGTCTACGGCGACTTCAACGTTGAATTCACGCCGGATTCTTCACAGAAGGTAGGACTCGGAATCTCCTATTGGAAAGGACATTGGCCACAACAGGCCAGCCTTTACAACTTGTATACCAGTGGGGTTGAAAGAACGGAGTATAATCAAAAAAGTTACCAGAATGGAAATTTCGGCTGGGTAGATTTTTCGCTCAATTATGAGAAAAAATTCAAACGGCCAGAACAGAATCTCCGGTTGGTCGGCAATTACAGCCGCTCCAACGACAAATCAGGTTATGTGACCGAACAGTTCCGCCTTGACGGGGGACCCTATTTCAGGGAGCAAAGCCCCAATAAAGGCTCGGGTCATGACCTGAGCTTCCAGGCCGACTACGGGCATCCCCTGAGCGAATCCGGCAAGCAATTGATCGAAACTGGCTTACGTTTTGCAAGGAATGAATCAAACAGCGCTTTCACCGTTCTTAGCAACCACAACAATCCAGGCGGCCCGCTGCAGGAGGTGCCATTCCGCTCTGACCGCATGGCCTACTTTCAAAATACCCTGGCAGCCTACCTTAGCCTCAAACTGGAAACGCCGGGCGGCTGGGGATTCCGACCCGGGCTCCGTTATGAGAGCACGCACCTTGGCGGCAGTTTCGCAGGGCCTTCCCCTTCCTTTAAGGCGACATTCGGCAATTTTGTCCCCAACATGCTTATTACCAGAAAACTCAATGACCAGCACGATTTTAAACTAAACTATACCGAGCGCATCCGGCGCCCCTGGATATGGGACTTAAACCCCTATGTTAATGCCAGCGACCCCCGCAACGTTTCGGCCGGAAATCCCCGGTTAAGGCCGGAAGTCACCCGGATGCTGGAACTAGCACATTCCTATAACAGTCCCTCCGGCCTGGTGCTGAACAGCAGCATCTATGGCAACGCCAACAGTAATGCCATCGAACAACTGAGCCGCGTAGACAGTCTTGGCATCTCCTACACAACCTCACAAAATATTGCGTCGAACAAGCGCCTGGGCGCCAATGTAAATGTATATATGCAGCTCAGCAACGGCTGGACAATGGGTACGAGCGCTGAAATTTACCACGTATGGTTTTCCAGCAGCGCGCTGAACGTTAAAAATGACGCGACCTTTTACGCGTATACACTAAACAGTTCGTATATACTCCCCCGGGGATATACCATCCAGTTCTACGGAGACTATAGTAATGGTTATGTAACCCTGCAGGGAAGAAATTCGGCAGACTATTCTTATAGCTTCTCTGTCCAAAAAGAGCTCCTGGATAAGAAAGCAAGCCTAACACTGGGGATTAATAATTTTCTGCGCAGCAACTTTTTGCAAAAAAGTATTGCAACTGCCCCGAGCTTTCAAAGCAACAGTGCCAACTGGTATTACAACCGCTCATTGACCTTAACATTCAGCTGGCGGTTTGGCAGCTTCCGTAGCACTGGCAAGCGTGAAGACCAAGCAGCTGGCAAGCAAGAACGGCCAATCCGCGAAGGAACTAAGCCCGGAAGAAAATTTTAG
- a CDS encoding glycosyltransferase family 2 protein, with product MKTKTRPGISIVLPCYNPLPGWWQILVDAACELETKLPGTPIEYIVSNDGSANLRLMNIPALTGIPNLTLLDSVINEGKGAAIRKGAAMARGEIIVYTDIDFPFGTDPIVEMARIFQDNPQCAFIYGNRRKSYFKKLPLKRRLVSKVLQVLNRFLLDKHITDTQAGIKGFRRKILPELLATRTNTFIFEIELILRLLQKKVEMQGLDVSAKPSVIFTDFSIKVLLREAANFIKIIVPISLCKTHL from the coding sequence ATGAAAACCAAAACTAGGCCGGGCATCAGCATTGTGCTGCCCTGTTACAATCCGCTGCCGGGCTGGTGGCAAATACTTGTGGACGCCGCTTGTGAGCTTGAAACAAAACTACCCGGCACACCGATTGAATATATCGTCTCCAACGACGGCTCCGCTAATCTGAGGCTCATGAATATCCCTGCCCTGACGGGCATCCCGAACCTTACTTTGCTGGACAGTGTGATTAACGAAGGCAAGGGGGCTGCGATTCGGAAAGGGGCAGCCATGGCCAGGGGCGAAATAATCGTGTATACCGACATCGATTTTCCTTTCGGCACCGATCCGATTGTCGAAATGGCCAGAATTTTCCAGGACAATCCCCAATGCGCCTTTATATATGGTAATCGTAGGAAGAGCTATTTCAAAAAGCTGCCGCTGAAAAGAAGGCTTGTCTCCAAGGTCCTTCAGGTGCTGAACAGATTTCTCCTGGACAAACACATAACCGACACGCAAGCCGGGATAAAAGGCTTTCGCAGAAAGATACTGCCAGAGCTGCTCGCAACCCGGACCAACACATTTATTTTCGAAATAGAACTGATCCTAAGGCTGCTACAAAAAAAAGTCGAAATGCAAGGGCTGGATGTGTCAGCCAAGCCTTCGGTGATCTTTACTGATTTCAGCATCAAAGTCCTGCTGCGGGAAGCGGCAAATTTTATAAAAATAATCGTCCCCATTAGCCTATGCAAAACGCATTTGTAA
- a CDS encoding serine hydrolase domain-containing protein, whose amino-acid sequence MRLLKSALVACFLLINVSLFAQNAQKLDSLFNVLDTASHFNGNVLVAQGDRVVYARSVGYAQMNERKKNTSRSAFQIGSVSKTFTALAILQLAEKGKLRLDDRVAHFLPDLTYHTLTIRHLLSHTSGLPDKEELFFPLIDADTGLRVSNQLIVPALIKSNTPLAFAPGSQWRYNNIGFALLALVVEKVSGESFADYLQKHIFIPAGMKDSYLLGSRVDDTNRVTGYLVRHHYLGDLESIEASKKVRRWSYNMRDLYGPTNVVSTAADMLKFALALDTYKLLGRTLTEEAFTAYRLSSGKPAMPDGEFGRAAYGLGWFLPVNDLGKMVMHTGREPGFFTFFWHDRKTRRTLILLDNAESTGFGYACKETFNIVYGTKFFPPEPPRQRSLFLPYVGVLLKEGADAAASFFNRYKGDTTHYFTDERELNELGLELLADRHNEAALEALKLCTLLYPLSWNTYDSYGKALLQSGKRKDAIDMYRKSVEMFPGNLPGKKILEELTAK is encoded by the coding sequence ATGAGATTATTAAAGTCCGCGCTGGTCGCCTGTTTTTTATTGATCAATGTTTCTCTGTTCGCGCAAAACGCGCAGAAACTTGATAGTCTATTCAACGTATTGGACACCGCAAGTCATTTCAATGGCAATGTGCTGGTGGCTCAGGGCGACCGGGTAGTCTATGCTCGCTCGGTGGGCTATGCACAAATGAATGAGCGAAAGAAAAACACGAGCCGGTCCGCCTTCCAGATCGGATCGGTGTCTAAAACGTTTACCGCTTTAGCGATCCTCCAACTGGCCGAAAAAGGTAAGCTCCGGCTAGATGACCGGGTAGCACACTTTCTCCCGGATCTTACTTACCACACATTGACCATCCGGCATCTGTTGAGCCATACGTCTGGTTTGCCGGATAAGGAGGAGTTGTTCTTCCCGTTGATCGATGCAGACACTGGTTTGCGGGTCAGCAACCAGCTCATCGTTCCGGCTTTGATAAAATCGAACACGCCCTTGGCGTTTGCCCCGGGAAGTCAGTGGCGGTACAATAATATCGGCTTTGCCTTGCTGGCCCTGGTGGTGGAAAAGGTAAGCGGCGAATCTTTTGCGGATTATCTGCAAAAGCACATCTTCATTCCGGCGGGCATGAAGGATAGTTATTTATTGGGAAGCCGGGTAGATGATACCAACCGGGTCACCGGGTATCTGGTACGTCATCATTATTTGGGTGATCTGGAAAGCATTGAAGCGAGTAAGAAAGTGAGGCGCTGGAGCTATAATATGCGTGATCTGTATGGCCCGACGAATGTGGTGAGTACGGCGGCTGACATGCTGAAGTTCGCGCTGGCGCTGGATACCTACAAGTTATTAGGCAGAACATTAACCGAAGAGGCTTTCACAGCTTACCGCCTAAGCAGTGGGAAACCGGCGATGCCGGATGGGGAGTTTGGGCGCGCGGCTTATGGCCTGGGCTGGTTCCTGCCGGTCAACGATCTCGGCAAAATGGTGATGCATACGGGGCGGGAACCAGGTTTTTTTACTTTCTTCTGGCATGACCGGAAGACCCGCAGGACACTGATTCTGCTGGATAATGCGGAAAGCACGGGGTTTGGTTATGCGTGTAAGGAGACATTCAATATCGTTTACGGCACTAAGTTTTTTCCGCCCGAACCGCCACGCCAGCGATCGCTTTTTCTCCCCTATGTGGGGGTATTGTTAAAAGAGGGTGCAGATGCGGCGGCATCGTTTTTTAATAGGTACAAGGGTGATACAACTCATTATTTTACGGATGAGCGAGAGTTGAATGAGTTGGGTTTGGAACTTTTGGCTGACCGGCACAACGAGGCCGCCTTGGAAGCGCTAAAGTTATGTACTTTGCTCTACCCGCTAAGTTGGAATACGTATGATAGCTATGGTAAAGCGCTACTGCAAAGCGGCAAGCGTAAAGACGCCATTGATATGTACCGGAAGTCAGTGGAAATGTTTCCGGGAAACCTGCCTGGCAAGAAGATCCTGGAGGAATTGACGGCGAAGTAG
- a CDS encoding serine hydrolase domain-containing protein has protein sequence MRFPNIGLLWLLALGAIISGCDKNDLQAQVFKKHAPLTEAVLSFTAAAYRPAQPLTGRLKDSLDATISRLFPVTRMPGITAAMLIPGKGLWQTTTGFLSQPDQQKADRSSVFYWASVTKLITATVIDQLVLEGKLSYNDKLAKWFPQFENAREISIGQLLDHTSGLASFNTDPALFKKEKHYTPEDLINIALLQKNLFPPGKYWSYSNTGYLLLAMIIQQVDNRSYAESVQQRIAAPLHLSSLKVLTGPVVLADLAKRACCRRISGR, from the coding sequence ATGCGTTTTCCAAACATAGGTTTACTTTGGCTCCTGGCTTTAGGCGCCATCATTTCCGGCTGTGACAAAAATGACCTACAGGCCCAGGTCTTTAAAAAACACGCTCCACTTACCGAAGCTGTTCTTTCATTCACTGCAGCAGCTTATCGGCCTGCCCAACCGCTAACGGGCCGCCTAAAAGATTCCCTGGACGCCACGATCAGTCGATTGTTCCCGGTTACCAGAATGCCTGGTATCACCGCAGCGATGCTGATCCCGGGTAAAGGGCTTTGGCAAACAACGACGGGTTTTCTATCGCAGCCCGATCAGCAAAAGGCAGACCGCAGCAGTGTGTTCTACTGGGCAAGCGTGACCAAGCTGATCACGGCCACGGTCATTGACCAGTTGGTGCTGGAAGGAAAATTAAGTTACAACGACAAACTGGCGAAATGGTTCCCGCAGTTTGAAAATGCAAGAGAGATCAGTATTGGCCAATTGTTGGACCATACTAGTGGACTGGCCAGTTTTAATACGGACCCTGCCCTCTTCAAGAAAGAAAAACATTATACGCCTGAGGACCTGATCAACATCGCTTTGCTGCAAAAGAATCTATTCCCACCCGGGAAATACTGGTCCTATAGCAATACGGGCTACCTGCTATTGGCCATGATCATCCAGCAGGTGGATAACCGCAGTTATGCGGAATCCGTACAGCAGCGCATTGCCGCTCCCTTGCATTTATCCTCACTAAAGGTATTGACCGGTCCCGTCGTGCTGGCTGATCTCGCAAAAAGGGCATGCTGCCGACGGATCAGCGGTAGATGA
- a CDS encoding helix-turn-helix transcriptional regulator → MTNNPVILAAGQYSGRIDQTIALDGLITTISNYAVGYCFREFHYHEHAVISFVLEGGNMESRKNGSFERKPGDIAFFAPGEWHRTISGAPSCRNINLEIPEHFFKAYRLTTLHVAHYKSNMLRIVSDIRRGSPTAGTSIMMSVLDLLSGAEDTYSGKKPLWAKRLEELLQDEWNKNLTLRELSAALQVHPVTISKNFASYFGMSFGEYLRKMRIERSLALLKDTDMPLVTVAFQCGFADQSHFIRNFKQFTGFLPSHFRRL, encoded by the coding sequence GTGACCAATAACCCTGTAATTTTAGCCGCCGGGCAATATTCAGGCCGGATAGATCAAACGATCGCGCTTGACGGCCTGATCACTACGATCAGCAATTATGCTGTCGGCTATTGCTTCCGGGAGTTTCATTATCATGAGCATGCCGTGATCAGTTTTGTGCTGGAGGGCGGAAATATGGAAAGCAGGAAAAACGGTAGTTTTGAACGAAAACCCGGCGATATCGCCTTTTTCGCGCCGGGTGAATGGCACCGGACGATCTCGGGCGCACCTTCGTGCAGGAATATCAACCTTGAAATACCCGAACACTTTTTCAAGGCCTATCGCCTGACCACGTTGCATGTCGCTCATTATAAATCAAATATGCTGCGTATCGTCAGCGATATACGCCGCGGTTCTCCCACGGCGGGAACCTCGATCATGATGTCAGTGCTTGACCTGCTCAGTGGCGCGGAAGATACCTATTCCGGCAAAAAACCATTATGGGCCAAAAGGTTAGAGGAACTTTTGCAGGATGAATGGAACAAAAACTTAACCTTGCGTGAACTGTCAGCGGCACTACAAGTCCATCCCGTGACCATATCTAAGAACTTCGCGAGCTATTTTGGGATGTCATTCGGCGAATACCTCCGTAAGATGCGGATCGAACGCAGCCTGGCTTTGCTCAAGGATACGGATATGCCGTTAGTTACTGTTGCATTTCAATGCGGTTTTGCCGATCAAAGCCATTTCATCAGGAATTTCAAGCAGTTTACGGGTTTTCTTCCCAGCCATTTCCGTAGACTTTAG